Proteins co-encoded in one Siniperca chuatsi isolate FFG_IHB_CAS linkage group LG11, ASM2008510v1, whole genome shotgun sequence genomic window:
- the zgc:154058 gene encoding transmembrane protein 150A-like, which translates to MSLWMILPVSLPVLTITGIWVVYAMALYNQHVCPVDNWLYNQSCEEELYLQSGPTLCCTLDNVPLISKCGTLPPESCFFSLICSTGSFMVMVIVLFRYAHVIEKHQNCVLNTASLSTGWICAAGLIMVGNFQVDNAKVLHYVGAGIAFPTSMLFVCLQSALTYRLAKTQGEYNVAHLRLCMTLLALVALVLSGVFFCQESFVLQHASAIFEWVFCVIIMLFYGTFAFEFASMSGDTMAVLARGGALGPAGREHKVDALGALGGPGPHTQSHPHQPENMSIL; encoded by the exons GTACGCCATGGCCCTGTACAACCAGCATGTCTGCCCTGTGGATAACTG GTTGTACAACCAGTCATGTGAAGAGGAGCTATATTTGCAGAGTGGGCCAACCTTATGCTGCACGCTAGACAATGTACCTCTCATCAG TAAATGTGGGACTCTTCCCCCTGAGAGCTGCTTCTTCAGCCTTATCTGCAGCACAGGCTCATTCATGG TTATGGTGATTGTGCTGTTCCGTTATGCCCACGTCATTGAGAAGCACCAAAATTGTGTTCTCAACACAGCAAGTCTCTCCACAGGCTGGATCTGTGCCGCTGGACTCATCATGGTGGGCAACTTTCAG GTGGATAATGCCAAAGTTCTCCACTATGTCGGAGCAGGCATTGCCTTCCCCACCAGTATGCTGTTCGTGTGCCTGCAGTCAGCGCTGACTTACCGTCTGGCCAAGACCCAGGGGGAGTACAACGTGGCCCACCTCCGGCTCTGCATGACCCTGCTGGCCTTGGTAGCCTTGGTGCTCA gtggtgtgtttttctgtcaggaGAGCTTCGTCCTGCAACACGCATCAGCCATCTTTGAATGGGTGTTCTGCGTCATCATCATGCTGTTTTACGGGACATTTGCTTTTGAGTTTGCCAGCATGTCAGGAGATACTATGGCAGTGCTGGCTAGAGGAGGGGCCCTGGGACCTGCTGGGAGAGAACACAAGGTGGACgcactgggagcactgggaGGGCCCggtccacacacacagtcacatccaCACCAACCTGAAAACATGTCCATACTGTAG